A genomic window from Aquila chrysaetos chrysaetos chromosome 9, bAquChr1.4, whole genome shotgun sequence includes:
- the SETDB1 gene encoding histone-lysine N-methyltransferase SETDB1 isoform X2 translates to MDSQEIKELQQEVMEELGISMEELQDIIDKELEKFECVKQRKQQLEELEKCVKQKEEEVARVDRLFDDASRAIDKCEMLVKDLYSKLGLQYRESSSEDEDLAAKPMEVIEIPDEDDDDVMSIDLGWKHSDSSPRIAKDQTLLREAMAAMRKSAQDVQKFMDAVNKKTNAQDAQKDAQTPQEAPGTVQPVGPAAAGSDLSNDGDLNVGMRILGKKRTKTWHKGTLIAIQTVGAGKKYKVKFDNKGKSLLSGNHIAYDYHPSPEKHYVGSRVVAKYKDGNQVWLYAGIVAETPNVKNKDRFLIFFDDGYASYVKEWELYPICRPLKKTWEDIEDVSCRDFIEEYITAYPNRPMVLLKNGQLIKTEWEGTWWKSRVEEVDGSLVKILFLDDKRCEWIYRGSTRLEPMFSMKTSTASTQEKKQSGQARTRPNVGAVRSKGPVVQYTQDLTGAGTQYKPLEQMQAASLAAQSVSPQPAEMECSDSQLAQSRKQVAKKSTSFRPGSVGSGQSSPSSPVLSDTPPAGRTGASQQHRLSSGQAGSGTAQAFHGMMDRVPNEPSYRAPLEKLFYLPHVCSYTCLSRVRPIRSDQYRSKNPLLIPLLYDFRRMTARRRVNRKMGFHVLYKTPCGLCLRTMQEIERYLFETDCDFLFLEMFCLDPYVLVDRKFQPYKPYYYIADITKGREDVPLSCVNEIDNTPPPQVAYSKERIPGKGVYINTSWEFLVGCDCKDGCRDKSKCACHQLTVQATGCTPGGQINPNSGYQHKRLEECLPTGVYECNKRCKCNINMCTNRLVQHGLQVRLQLFKTQNKGWGIRCLDDIAKGSFVCIYAGKILTDDFADKEGLEMGDEYFANLDHIESVENFKEGYESDAKCSSDSSGVDLKDEEEENTGTEEQEESNEDSSDDNFCKDEDFSTSSVWRSYATRRQTRGQKENGLSETASKDSGLTRQISHDETAVAASCKLPVSEETSKNKVASWLSSNSMSDSFQDNDSASSFKMSESGEAKASKTELPCEREKACAAALGDLDGESKALKKDEPEDPTKIPGLSDLGRMYGYNPSPPKLEGIRRPTSKTALLQSRRHSLAPQPPTDDVLTLSSSTDSEGENGQPVVGQAQGTTNDSDDIQTISSGSEEEEGDDKKNPSSGSGPVKRQVAVKSTRGFALKSTHGIAIKSTNMAAADKGESAPIRRTTRQFYDGEESCYIIDAKLEGNLGRYLNHSCIPNLFVQNVFVDTHDLRFPWVAFFASKRIRAGTELTWDYNYEVGSVEGKQLLCCCGAVECRGRLL, encoded by the exons ATGGATTCCCAGGAGATCAAAGAGCTGCAGCAAGAAGTGATGGAGGAGCTGGGAATCTCCATGGAGGAGCTCCAGGATATCATCGACAAAGAGCTGGAGAAGTTTGAGTGCGTGaagcagaggaagcagcagctggaggagctggaaaaGTGCgtgaaacagaaggaagaagaggtggcTCGCGTTGACCGGCTCTTTGATGACGCTTCAAG agctaTTGATAAATGCGAGATGTTGGTGAAGGATCTGTACTCCAAGCTGGGCCTCCAGTACCGTGAGAGCAGTTCTGAGGACGAGGACTTGGCTGCCAAGCCCATGGAAGTGATTGAGATCCCGGATGAGGACGACGATGATGTCATGAGTATCGATTTGGGCTGGAAGCACA GCGATAGTAGTCCCAGAATTGCAAAGGATCAGACTCTG cTGCGGGAGGCCATGGCTGCAATGAGAAAGTCTGCCCAGGATGTTCAGAAATTTATGGATGCCgtgaacaagaaaacaaatgcccAGGATGCACAAAAAG ATGCACAAACTCCTCAGGAAGCTCCTGGTACCGTGCAGCCCGTtggccctgcagcagctgggagtgATCTCAGCAATGACGGTGATCTGAACGTTGGCATGAGGATCCTGGGCAAGAAAAGAACCAAAACATGGCACAAAGGAACTCTAATTGCAATCCAGACCGTCG GTGCTGGAAAGAAGTACAAAGTGAAATTTGATAATAAAGGGAAGAGTTTGCTTTCTGGCAATCACATCGCTTATGACTATCACCCCTCGCCTGAGAAACACTATGTTGGCAGCAGGGTTGTGGCAAAATACAAAGATGGAAATCAGGTTTGGCTGTATGCTGGCATTGTGGCTGAAACCCCAAACGTGAAGAATAAAGACAG GTTCCTGATCTTCTTTGATGATGGCTATGCTTCGTATGTCAAGGAGTGGGAGCTGTACCCGATCTGCAGGCCAC TGAAAAAGACCTGGGAAGACATAGAGGATGTTTCCTGTCGTGATTTCATTGAGGAGTACATCACGGCCTACCCCAACCGTCCCATGGTGCTGCTGAAGAATGGCCAACTGATCAAAACAGAGTGGGAAGGGACCTGGTGGAAATCCAGAGTGGAAGAAGTGGATGGCAGTCTGGTCAAAATCCTTTTCCTG GATGACAAACGTTGTGAGTGGATTTACCGAGGTTCCACACGCCTTGAGCCCATGTTCAGCATGAAAACTTCCACAGCCTCCACccaagaaaagaagcaaagtgGACAAGCAAGGACTCGTCCCAATGTCG GTGCTGTCAGGAGCAAAGGGCCTGTAGTACAATATACGCAAGATTTAACGGGAGCTGGTACCCAGTACAAACCTTTAGAGCAAATGCAGGCAGCCTCGCTGGCTGCACAGTCCGTTTCTCCACAGCCTGCTGAGATGGA ATGCTCTGACAGTCAGCTGGCCCAGTCAAGAAAGCAAGTGGCCAAGAAAAGCACTTCCTTCCGTCCTGGCTCCGTAGGCTCTGGGCAGTCATCACCTTCTTCACCTGTCCTAAGTGATACACCTCCGGCGGGAAGGACTGGTGCATCCCAGCAGCATCG GCTCTCCAGTGGCCAGGCAGGCAGTGGCACAGCACAGGCCTTCCATGGCATGATGGACCGCGTGCCCAACGAGCCCTCTTACCGAGCCCCGCTGGAGAAACTCTTCTACCTGCCGCACGTCTGCAGCTACACCTGCCTGTCCCGCGTCCGTCCCATCCGCAGCGATCAGTACCGCAGCAAGAACCCCCTGCTCATCCCACTGCTCTACGACTTCCGACGAATGACAGCCCGCCGACGGGTTAACCGTAAGATGGGCTTCCACGTCCTCTACAAGACGCCCTGTGGGCTGTGCCTGAGAACCATGCAGGAGATCGAACGCTACCTTTTTGAGACGGACTGCGACTTTCTGTTCCTGGAGATGTTTTGCCTGGACCCGTATGTGCTGGTGGATCGCAAGTTCCAGCCCTACAAACCCTACTACTACATCGCAGACATTACCAAGGGCAGGGAGGACGTGCCGCTGTCCTGTGTCAACGAGATCGATAACACCCCGCCTCCGCAGGTGGCCTACAGCAAAGAACGCATCCCTGGCAAAGGGGTTTACATCAACACCAGCTGGGAGTTCCTCGTGGGCTGCGATTGCAAAGACGGCTGCAGAGACAA ATCGAAATGTGCCTGTCACCAGCTGACAGTCCAAGCGACTGGCTGCACCCCAGGCGGGCAGATCAACCCCAATTCAGGATACCAGCACAAAAGGCTGGAAGAATGCCTCCCGACAGG agTTTACGAGTGTAACAAGAGGTGCAAGTGCAACATTAACATGTGCACCAACCGCTTGGTCCAACACGGGCTCCAAGTCCGCCTGCAGTTATTCAAGACGCAGAACAAAGGCTGGGGCATTCGCTGCCTCGATGATATTGCTAAAGGCTCTTTTGTCTGCATTTACGCAG GGAAAATCCTCACGGATGACTTTGCCGACAAAGAGGGGTTAGAGATGGGTGACGAGTATTTTGCAAACCTGGATCACATTGAGAGCGTGGAGAACTTCAAGGAGGGCTATGAGAGCGACGCAAAATGCTCTTCTGACAGCAGCGGGGTGGACCTCAAGGAcgaagaggaggaaaacacaggcactgaggagcaggaggagtCCAACGAGGACAGCTCTGACGACAACTTCTGCAAGGACGAGGACTTCAGCACCAGCTCAGTATGGCGCAGCTATGCCACGCGACGGCAGACCCGGGGCCAGAAGGAGAATGGGCTGTCAGAGACAGCCTCCAAGGACTCAGGGCTCACCCGGCAAATCAGCCACGATGAGACGGCGGTGGCTGCCTCCTGTAAGCTGCCGGTGTCAGAGGAGACCTCCAAGAACAAAGTGGCCTCATGGCTGAGCTCCAACAGCATGTCTGACAGCTTCCAGGACAATGACAGTGCCTCCTCCTTCAAGATGAGCGAAAGTGGCGAAGCCAAGGCCAGCAAAACGGAGCTCCcgtgtgagagagagaaagcctgtgctgctgccctgggtgACCTAGATGGAGAGTCAAAGGCACTGAAGAAAGAT GAACCTGAAGATCCAACCAAAATTCCTGG GCTAAGCGACTTGGGAAGGATGTATGGCTACAACCCGAGCCCTCCCAAACTGGAAGGGATCCGCAGGCCGACGAGCAAGACcgccctgctgcagagcagacgGCATTCTCTcgccccacagccccccacaGAT GATGTGCTGACCCTGTCGAGCAGCACGGACAGCGAGGGGGAGAACGGGCAGCCGGTGGTGGGGCAGGCCCAGGGCACCACCAATGACAGTGATGACATCCAGACCATTTCCTCGGGctccgaggaggaggaaggggatgACAAGAAAAACCCCTCATCTGGGTCAG GTCCTGTGAAGAGGCAGGTGGCAGTGAAATCCACCCGAGGCTTTGCCCTGAAATCCACTCACGGGATTGCCATCAAATCAACCAACATGGCAGCAGCCGACAAGGGCGAGAGCGCACCCATCCGCAGAACCACCCGCCAGTTCTACGACGGAGAGGAGTCCTGTTATATCATCGATGCCAAGCTGGAAGGGAACCTGGGCCGATACCTCAAC CACAGCTGCATTCCTAACCTCTTTGTGCAGAACGTTTTTGTGGACACGCACGATCTCCGCTTCCCCTGGGTCGCCTTCTTCGCCAGCAA GAGGATACGAGCTGGCACAGAGCTGACATGGGATTACAACTACGAAGTGGGCAGCGTGGAAGGcaaacagctgctgtgctgctgtggggctgtCGAGTGCCGAGGGCGGCTGCTGTGA
- the SETDB1 gene encoding histone-lysine N-methyltransferase SETDB1 isoform X1, which yields MDSQEIKELQQEVMEELGISMEELQDIIDKELEKFECVKQRKQQLEELEKCVKQKEEEVARVDRLFDDASRAIDKCEMLVKDLYSKLGLQYRESSSEDEDLAAKPMEVIEIPDEDDDDVMSIDLGWKHSDSSPRIAKDQTLLREAMAAMRKSAQDVQKFMDAVNKKTNAQDAQKDAQTPQEAPGTVQPVGPAAAGSDLSNDGDLNVGMRILGKKRTKTWHKGTLIAIQTVGAGKKYKVKFDNKGKSLLSGNHIAYDYHPSPEKHYVGSRVVAKYKDGNQVWLYAGIVAETPNVKNKDRFLIFFDDGYASYVKEWELYPICRPLKKTWEDIEDVSCRDFIEEYITAYPNRPMVLLKNGQLIKTEWEGTWWKSRVEEVDGSLVKILFLACMVPLEVLAIGAVSVAFSLLQDDKRCEWIYRGSTRLEPMFSMKTSTASTQEKKQSGQARTRPNVGAVRSKGPVVQYTQDLTGAGTQYKPLEQMQAASLAAQSVSPQPAEMECSDSQLAQSRKQVAKKSTSFRPGSVGSGQSSPSSPVLSDTPPAGRTGASQQHRLSSGQAGSGTAQAFHGMMDRVPNEPSYRAPLEKLFYLPHVCSYTCLSRVRPIRSDQYRSKNPLLIPLLYDFRRMTARRRVNRKMGFHVLYKTPCGLCLRTMQEIERYLFETDCDFLFLEMFCLDPYVLVDRKFQPYKPYYYIADITKGREDVPLSCVNEIDNTPPPQVAYSKERIPGKGVYINTSWEFLVGCDCKDGCRDKSKCACHQLTVQATGCTPGGQINPNSGYQHKRLEECLPTGVYECNKRCKCNINMCTNRLVQHGLQVRLQLFKTQNKGWGIRCLDDIAKGSFVCIYAGKILTDDFADKEGLEMGDEYFANLDHIESVENFKEGYESDAKCSSDSSGVDLKDEEEENTGTEEQEESNEDSSDDNFCKDEDFSTSSVWRSYATRRQTRGQKENGLSETASKDSGLTRQISHDETAVAASCKLPVSEETSKNKVASWLSSNSMSDSFQDNDSASSFKMSESGEAKASKTELPCEREKACAAALGDLDGESKALKKDEPEDPTKIPGLSDLGRMYGYNPSPPKLEGIRRPTSKTALLQSRRHSLAPQPPTDDVLTLSSSTDSEGENGQPVVGQAQGTTNDSDDIQTISSGSEEEEGDDKKNPSSGSGPVKRQVAVKSTRGFALKSTHGIAIKSTNMAAADKGESAPIRRTTRQFYDGEESCYIIDAKLEGNLGRYLNHSCIPNLFVQNVFVDTHDLRFPWVAFFASKRIRAGTELTWDYNYEVGSVEGKQLLCCCGAVECRGRLL from the exons ATGGATTCCCAGGAGATCAAAGAGCTGCAGCAAGAAGTGATGGAGGAGCTGGGAATCTCCATGGAGGAGCTCCAGGATATCATCGACAAAGAGCTGGAGAAGTTTGAGTGCGTGaagcagaggaagcagcagctggaggagctggaaaaGTGCgtgaaacagaaggaagaagaggtggcTCGCGTTGACCGGCTCTTTGATGACGCTTCAAG agctaTTGATAAATGCGAGATGTTGGTGAAGGATCTGTACTCCAAGCTGGGCCTCCAGTACCGTGAGAGCAGTTCTGAGGACGAGGACTTGGCTGCCAAGCCCATGGAAGTGATTGAGATCCCGGATGAGGACGACGATGATGTCATGAGTATCGATTTGGGCTGGAAGCACA GCGATAGTAGTCCCAGAATTGCAAAGGATCAGACTCTG cTGCGGGAGGCCATGGCTGCAATGAGAAAGTCTGCCCAGGATGTTCAGAAATTTATGGATGCCgtgaacaagaaaacaaatgcccAGGATGCACAAAAAG ATGCACAAACTCCTCAGGAAGCTCCTGGTACCGTGCAGCCCGTtggccctgcagcagctgggagtgATCTCAGCAATGACGGTGATCTGAACGTTGGCATGAGGATCCTGGGCAAGAAAAGAACCAAAACATGGCACAAAGGAACTCTAATTGCAATCCAGACCGTCG GTGCTGGAAAGAAGTACAAAGTGAAATTTGATAATAAAGGGAAGAGTTTGCTTTCTGGCAATCACATCGCTTATGACTATCACCCCTCGCCTGAGAAACACTATGTTGGCAGCAGGGTTGTGGCAAAATACAAAGATGGAAATCAGGTTTGGCTGTATGCTGGCATTGTGGCTGAAACCCCAAACGTGAAGAATAAAGACAG GTTCCTGATCTTCTTTGATGATGGCTATGCTTCGTATGTCAAGGAGTGGGAGCTGTACCCGATCTGCAGGCCAC TGAAAAAGACCTGGGAAGACATAGAGGATGTTTCCTGTCGTGATTTCATTGAGGAGTACATCACGGCCTACCCCAACCGTCCCATGGTGCTGCTGAAGAATGGCCAACTGATCAAAACAGAGTGGGAAGGGACCTGGTGGAAATCCAGAGTGGAAGAAGTGGATGGCAGTCTGGTCAAAATCCTTTTCCTG GCTTGTATGGTACCCCTGGAAGTTCTTGCCATAGGTGCTGTGAGTGTTGCCTTCTCCTTGCTGCAGGATGACAAACGTTGTGAGTGGATTTACCGAGGTTCCACACGCCTTGAGCCCATGTTCAGCATGAAAACTTCCACAGCCTCCACccaagaaaagaagcaaagtgGACAAGCAAGGACTCGTCCCAATGTCG GTGCTGTCAGGAGCAAAGGGCCTGTAGTACAATATACGCAAGATTTAACGGGAGCTGGTACCCAGTACAAACCTTTAGAGCAAATGCAGGCAGCCTCGCTGGCTGCACAGTCCGTTTCTCCACAGCCTGCTGAGATGGA ATGCTCTGACAGTCAGCTGGCCCAGTCAAGAAAGCAAGTGGCCAAGAAAAGCACTTCCTTCCGTCCTGGCTCCGTAGGCTCTGGGCAGTCATCACCTTCTTCACCTGTCCTAAGTGATACACCTCCGGCGGGAAGGACTGGTGCATCCCAGCAGCATCG GCTCTCCAGTGGCCAGGCAGGCAGTGGCACAGCACAGGCCTTCCATGGCATGATGGACCGCGTGCCCAACGAGCCCTCTTACCGAGCCCCGCTGGAGAAACTCTTCTACCTGCCGCACGTCTGCAGCTACACCTGCCTGTCCCGCGTCCGTCCCATCCGCAGCGATCAGTACCGCAGCAAGAACCCCCTGCTCATCCCACTGCTCTACGACTTCCGACGAATGACAGCCCGCCGACGGGTTAACCGTAAGATGGGCTTCCACGTCCTCTACAAGACGCCCTGTGGGCTGTGCCTGAGAACCATGCAGGAGATCGAACGCTACCTTTTTGAGACGGACTGCGACTTTCTGTTCCTGGAGATGTTTTGCCTGGACCCGTATGTGCTGGTGGATCGCAAGTTCCAGCCCTACAAACCCTACTACTACATCGCAGACATTACCAAGGGCAGGGAGGACGTGCCGCTGTCCTGTGTCAACGAGATCGATAACACCCCGCCTCCGCAGGTGGCCTACAGCAAAGAACGCATCCCTGGCAAAGGGGTTTACATCAACACCAGCTGGGAGTTCCTCGTGGGCTGCGATTGCAAAGACGGCTGCAGAGACAA ATCGAAATGTGCCTGTCACCAGCTGACAGTCCAAGCGACTGGCTGCACCCCAGGCGGGCAGATCAACCCCAATTCAGGATACCAGCACAAAAGGCTGGAAGAATGCCTCCCGACAGG agTTTACGAGTGTAACAAGAGGTGCAAGTGCAACATTAACATGTGCACCAACCGCTTGGTCCAACACGGGCTCCAAGTCCGCCTGCAGTTATTCAAGACGCAGAACAAAGGCTGGGGCATTCGCTGCCTCGATGATATTGCTAAAGGCTCTTTTGTCTGCATTTACGCAG GGAAAATCCTCACGGATGACTTTGCCGACAAAGAGGGGTTAGAGATGGGTGACGAGTATTTTGCAAACCTGGATCACATTGAGAGCGTGGAGAACTTCAAGGAGGGCTATGAGAGCGACGCAAAATGCTCTTCTGACAGCAGCGGGGTGGACCTCAAGGAcgaagaggaggaaaacacaggcactgaggagcaggaggagtCCAACGAGGACAGCTCTGACGACAACTTCTGCAAGGACGAGGACTTCAGCACCAGCTCAGTATGGCGCAGCTATGCCACGCGACGGCAGACCCGGGGCCAGAAGGAGAATGGGCTGTCAGAGACAGCCTCCAAGGACTCAGGGCTCACCCGGCAAATCAGCCACGATGAGACGGCGGTGGCTGCCTCCTGTAAGCTGCCGGTGTCAGAGGAGACCTCCAAGAACAAAGTGGCCTCATGGCTGAGCTCCAACAGCATGTCTGACAGCTTCCAGGACAATGACAGTGCCTCCTCCTTCAAGATGAGCGAAAGTGGCGAAGCCAAGGCCAGCAAAACGGAGCTCCcgtgtgagagagagaaagcctgtgctgctgccctgggtgACCTAGATGGAGAGTCAAAGGCACTGAAGAAAGAT GAACCTGAAGATCCAACCAAAATTCCTGG GCTAAGCGACTTGGGAAGGATGTATGGCTACAACCCGAGCCCTCCCAAACTGGAAGGGATCCGCAGGCCGACGAGCAAGACcgccctgctgcagagcagacgGCATTCTCTcgccccacagccccccacaGAT GATGTGCTGACCCTGTCGAGCAGCACGGACAGCGAGGGGGAGAACGGGCAGCCGGTGGTGGGGCAGGCCCAGGGCACCACCAATGACAGTGATGACATCCAGACCATTTCCTCGGGctccgaggaggaggaaggggatgACAAGAAAAACCCCTCATCTGGGTCAG GTCCTGTGAAGAGGCAGGTGGCAGTGAAATCCACCCGAGGCTTTGCCCTGAAATCCACTCACGGGATTGCCATCAAATCAACCAACATGGCAGCAGCCGACAAGGGCGAGAGCGCACCCATCCGCAGAACCACCCGCCAGTTCTACGACGGAGAGGAGTCCTGTTATATCATCGATGCCAAGCTGGAAGGGAACCTGGGCCGATACCTCAAC CACAGCTGCATTCCTAACCTCTTTGTGCAGAACGTTTTTGTGGACACGCACGATCTCCGCTTCCCCTGGGTCGCCTTCTTCGCCAGCAA GAGGATACGAGCTGGCACAGAGCTGACATGGGATTACAACTACGAAGTGGGCAGCGTGGAAGGcaaacagctgctgtgctgctgtggggctgtCGAGTGCCGAGGGCGGCTGCTGTGA
- the CTXND2 gene encoding cortexin domain containing 2, with the protein MPLPGPARPMKGPWSLYPPGKGGAGNSGHASGSRVLEATHLRAACMENAMVPPAVDVDKGFAMAFVVLMCLFLLAMMVRCAKLIVDPYSAIPTSTWEEEQIN; encoded by the exons ATGCCCCTGCCGGGCCCTGCAAGACCCATGAAGGGACCCTGGAGCCTTTACCCACCGGGCAAAGGGGGTGCTGGAAATAGTGG GCATGCCAGTGGCAGCCGGGTGCTCGAGGCCACACACCTGAGGGCTGCCTGCATGGAGAACGCCATGGTGCCGCCGGCAGTCGACGTGGACAAGGGCTTTGCCATGGCCTTTGTGGTGCTCAtgtgcctcttcctcctggccATGATGGTGCGGTGCGCCAAGCTCATCGTGGATCCTTACAGCGCCATCCCTACCTCCAcctgggaagaggagcagaTCAACTGA